One genomic window of Sphingobacterium oryzagri includes the following:
- a CDS encoding sensor histidine kinase: MKRALVLFYFLVFYAVMQLGWWGYLLVSYEPERRSMIIGEGIFFLLIFIWGAMRLKKLFSREHKQQQQQQNFLLSVTHELKSPLASVKLYIQTILKRDLDREQQKMFLTNSLKDIERLDDLVENVLLTTKLESRNFNLPKEDFNFTEVVTSVVDRLQKNACSSQVIKPDLQADVIIHADKFAITNVVNNLIENAVKYSPPCANVFVQLKNNEAGKLIFAVADHGQGIPDEEKKNVFNKFYRVGNESTRKTKGTGLGLYIVKTVLQKHNASIKVKDNSPSGSIFEVTFENYAS, encoded by the coding sequence ATGAAGCGAGCGCTAGTTTTATTTTATTTTCTTGTATTTTACGCCGTGATGCAATTGGGATGGTGGGGATACTTGTTGGTGAGTTACGAGCCAGAGCGTAGGAGCATGATTATCGGTGAAGGAATTTTCTTTTTGCTGATCTTCATTTGGGGAGCCATGCGCTTGAAAAAGCTGTTCAGCCGCGAGCACAAGCAGCAGCAACAGCAGCAAAATTTTTTGTTGTCAGTGACACACGAGTTAAAATCGCCTCTGGCATCCGTTAAATTATACATCCAGACTATTCTGAAGCGCGATCTTGATCGCGAGCAGCAGAAGATGTTTTTAACCAATTCATTGAAGGATATCGAACGGCTGGACGATCTTGTTGAAAATGTGCTGTTGACCACCAAGTTAGAAAGTCGTAACTTCAATCTTCCGAAAGAAGATTTTAACTTTACAGAGGTTGTGACATCGGTGGTTGACCGTCTACAGAAAAATGCGTGCAGTTCACAGGTAATAAAGCCCGATCTGCAAGCGGATGTGATAATTCATGCAGATAAATTTGCTATTACCAATGTCGTCAACAACCTGATCGAAAATGCTGTAAAATACTCGCCACCTTGTGCCAATGTATTTGTGCAGTTAAAGAACAATGAGGCCGGAAAGCTGATTTTTGCTGTGGCCGATCATGGACAAGGGATTCCGGATGAGGAAAAGAAAAATGTATTTAATAAGTTTTACCGGGTCGGAAATGAATCTACACGTAAAACCAAAGGCACGGGTTTAGGGTTGTATATTGTAAAAACCGTCTTACAGAAACATAATGCCTCGATAAAGGTAAAAGATAACAGCCCCTCGGGGAGTATTTTTGAAGTAACATTTGAAAACTATGCAAGCTAA
- a CDS encoding YjjG family noncanonical pyrimidine nucleotidase, translated as MFFDKKDIFFDLDHTIWDFDRNASETLHDLYHQYNFAELTGQQTSDAFIEAYTWNNHRLWDLYHHGKIDKATLRKARFEDTFTQLGLSPTLFPWTFEEEYLAICPTKTNLFPHAHETLTYLQSKYTLHLISNGFKEACEMKLKNSKLAPYFKTIVISENIGVNKPNPAIFHYALSNCTAVAEKSVMIGDNLDADIRGAQNVGIDAIFFNAVGVEKPADINYMIRDLKELQSYF; from the coding sequence ATGTTTTTTGATAAAAAAGATATTTTCTTTGACCTTGACCACACGATTTGGGATTTTGACAGAAATGCAAGCGAAACGCTGCACGACCTGTATCATCAATATAATTTTGCCGAGTTAACAGGACAGCAAACGTCTGATGCGTTTATCGAAGCCTACACCTGGAATAACCACCGGCTGTGGGATTTGTACCATCATGGCAAAATAGATAAAGCAACATTGCGCAAAGCTCGTTTTGAAGATACCTTTACGCAATTAGGGCTGTCGCCAACCTTATTCCCCTGGACATTTGAAGAGGAATATCTGGCTATTTGCCCAACAAAAACTAACCTCTTTCCACATGCGCACGAAACCTTGACCTATCTGCAGTCGAAATATACGTTGCACCTTATTTCCAATGGTTTCAAAGAAGCCTGCGAAATGAAATTGAAAAACAGTAAACTGGCGCCTTATTTTAAAACCATTGTTATCTCCGAAAATATTGGCGTGAACAAACCGAACCCCGCAATCTTTCATTATGCGCTAAGCAACTGCACCGCTGTAGCAGAAAAATCGGTTATGATTGGCGATAACCTGGACGCTGACATCCGCGGTGCGCAAAATGTAGGCATAGATGCTATATTTTTCAATGCGGTGGGCGTCGAAAAGCCGGCAGATATCAACTATATGATCCGTGATCTAAAAGAACTTCAGTCTTATTTCTAA
- a CDS encoding peptide-N-glycosidase F-related protein, producing the protein MRSLHHPLLFTAAIAMSALLSCQKQAEKDGQISVKAQASVANIGEIKLQEGVLFYPSNGVSNINSSTVALEVGIYDQLVYATKLTEAQQQGLGATLALHLNVYAGTAQTEPFGYLYYFKTAKGAAVPSAANDPTLTAAYRNGRVEMARYILPYLATQWNQSGLVNITTSSPVVPYEFDISAFASALKDQDSTVWIASSQGQPGNSSYTYKTDLALKSSGNTDVDSWQKDNYTLPIVGFLNMGSTLTQTKSLTKSFTVPADIVDAKLRVIYTGPEGFYTTNVLTLDNQQVDSYSTRMVCTPEARYQQRNPSVANGSVQAGLWNYPTRNYCQSDSVPPHTTLLANKLLPGSHQLKLDMTQNAAGYHDYGGSIAISISLIGTRASNETQ; encoded by the coding sequence ATGAGATCATTACATCATCCATTATTGTTCACGGCGGCTATCGCCATGTCTGCATTGCTATCATGCCAGAAGCAAGCAGAAAAAGATGGTCAAATTTCCGTGAAAGCACAAGCTTCGGTTGCGAATATCGGTGAAATTAAACTCCAGGAAGGCGTGCTTTTCTATCCATCAAATGGCGTATCTAACATCAATTCCAGTACGGTAGCTTTGGAAGTAGGCATTTACGACCAGCTCGTTTATGCCACAAAACTCACAGAAGCTCAACAACAGGGATTAGGCGCTACATTGGCCTTACACCTGAATGTATACGCGGGAACGGCACAAACCGAGCCTTTCGGGTATCTTTATTATTTCAAAACGGCAAAAGGAGCTGCCGTACCATCTGCAGCAAACGATCCAACGCTTACAGCTGCCTATCGGAATGGTAGAGTAGAAATGGCAAGGTATATTCTGCCTTACCTAGCTACACAATGGAATCAAAGTGGGTTGGTCAATATCACGACCAGCTCGCCGGTCGTGCCGTATGAATTTGATATCAGCGCGTTCGCTTCTGCGTTAAAAGATCAAGATTCGACGGTTTGGATAGCATCCAGCCAGGGGCAGCCCGGAAACTCTTCTTATACCTATAAAACAGATCTGGCACTTAAAAGTAGTGGTAATACCGATGTTGATTCTTGGCAAAAAGATAATTATACGTTGCCAATTGTTGGCTTCCTTAACATGGGGTCTACATTGACACAAACAAAATCCTTGACTAAGTCCTTTACGGTGCCCGCAGATATTGTCGATGCCAAGTTAAGAGTGATTTACACCGGACCAGAAGGATTTTATACCACCAATGTTCTTACGCTTGATAATCAGCAAGTAGACTCGTATAGCACACGTATGGTTTGTACGCCTGAAGCGCGGTATCAACAGCGAAATCCGTCGGTGGCAAATGGTAGTGTGCAGGCTGGGCTATGGAATTATCCTACGAGAAATTATTGCCAAAGCGATTCCGTTCCGCCGCATACAACGTTGCTGGCTAATAAATTGCTCCCGGGAAGCCATCAGCTCAAATTGGATATGACACAAAATGCCGCTGGTTATCATGATTACGGAGGCTCCATTGCAATTTCGATTAGTTTAATTGGTACGCGTGCGAGTAATGAAACGCAATAG
- a CDS encoding 3-keto-disaccharide hydrolase translates to MKRNFMYVIGAVLLVSTMSCKAQNAKDAVDNVPKHEFLNLPKVDLKSFKKNADGAYVIFDGTSLNGWRGYNKEVVPSKWSIEDGTLKFSKSPAGVSNPQGGDLIFAHDFKNFELEFEWKISHAGNSGVFFLAKEVKDQPIYISSPEYQLLDNDNHPDAKMGVDGNRKSGSLYDMIPAKPQNGHPAGEWNKAKIVVKNGKVTHYQNDVKVVEYTLWTADWNKLLQASKFSQEKWPLAYELLNNVGGKSKSGVIGFQDHGDDVWLKNITVKVL, encoded by the coding sequence ATGAAGAGAAATTTTATGTATGTAATTGGCGCAGTATTGCTGGTATCTACAATGTCATGCAAAGCGCAAAATGCTAAAGACGCAGTAGACAATGTGCCTAAGCATGAGTTTTTAAATCTTCCGAAAGTCGATTTAAAGAGCTTCAAGAAAAATGCGGATGGCGCTTATGTTATCTTTGATGGTACATCGCTAAACGGTTGGCGAGGTTACAATAAAGAGGTCGTGCCTTCCAAATGGTCTATTGAAGATGGCACGTTAAAATTTTCTAAAAGCCCGGCAGGTGTTAGCAATCCGCAGGGTGGCGATTTAATTTTTGCACACGATTTCAAAAACTTTGAGTTGGAATTTGAGTGGAAAATCTCGCATGCCGGAAACTCGGGTGTATTCTTCCTGGCCAAAGAAGTGAAAGACCAGCCGATCTATATTTCCAGTCCGGAATATCAATTGTTGGATAATGATAACCATCCAGATGCGAAGATGGGCGTTGATGGCAACCGTAAATCGGGATCGTTGTATGATATGATTCCGGCAAAGCCACAAAACGGCCATCCGGCAGGCGAATGGAACAAAGCGAAGATTGTGGTGAAAAACGGCAAGGTGACGCACTATCAAAATGATGTGAAGGTCGTGGAATACACCTTGTGGACCGCCGACTGGAACAAGCTACTGCAAGCAAGCAAATTTAGCCAAGAGAAATGGCCTTTGGCTTATGAGCTGCTAAACAACGTAGGCGGTAAATCGAAGTCGGGCGTGATCGGTTTTCAAGATCATGGCGATGACGTCTGGTTGAAAAACATCACCGTCAAAGTTCTCTAA
- a CDS encoding TonB-dependent receptor domain-containing protein, which yields MISTRNYKLLFIFIFLPFFLFAQKGKIQAVVIDAESNEPIIGASASLLQQVDKKYVLGAQTDLNGNLTFNEVTFGNYALRVSYVGKQDVIRENIQVNAETALNLGRILLTNDGKVIQEVVVEGKVPEMQLGIDKKIFDVSQSLVSVGGTASDLLQNVPTIQVDQDGSVSLRGSSSVRILIDGKESAMAGSDINSLLQALPANSIAKVEVISNPSSKYDAEGQSGIINIVLKKDARIGLNGNVTASGGSYNNYNAGVNLNFREGKFNYFGGYNFQRRVQPGDSFNDNTELINGAVQDTSERTISRTDNNRKGLSHTVRLGADFYATPKTTFSLGTNLSVRNNDRRSEINYEYFNIPLNGSSAFRTSQQYEDDLGIDVTFDFKQDLKREGENIMANVTYGNDSEEGTNDFYQTYASGIPDFQRNNITSEAGTNWNFQLDYTLPFAENHKLEAGYRSIIRNSEDSQWSDVFDPVQQEFQPDYAISNDFVLRNGVHAMYVNYQRMLTKKLGAQVGLRGEQTYLTSTYFNLDPDVPVNERATRNTQDFFRLYPTAFLTYEVGKSGDKVQLSYSRRVQRPRGWQVNPFLNVSDEVNYRQGNPNLLPEDIHSFEMSFAKFYDKWNFITSAYYRNVRDMVSPLLRDPAEIADVVGDNSNVTYRRWENVGTEDAAGFELISKVNIFKWWDATANLNLFYNVTTPRDEFLGQANRVENFSWNGNLNTNVKFAKSTSMQVRGDYRAAQKNVQGLMLAMYGVDVALRQDVLKGKGTIMFNVRDVFNTRRFRMDSELPTNIMQSSNRWMPRTLMLTFSYRFGIQDLNKKGDQQGNGEIGEDMGGGF from the coding sequence ATGATATCAACGAGAAATTACAAGCTGCTCTTTATTTTTATATTTTTGCCCTTTTTTCTATTCGCCCAAAAGGGAAAAATTCAGGCCGTCGTGATTGATGCCGAATCCAACGAACCTATCATCGGCGCTAGCGCCTCCCTTCTTCAACAAGTCGATAAAAAATATGTGCTTGGTGCACAAACGGATCTAAATGGTAATCTGACCTTTAACGAGGTAACCTTTGGTAATTATGCCCTACGCGTGAGCTACGTAGGTAAACAAGACGTCATCCGTGAAAACATTCAAGTGAATGCGGAGACGGCGCTTAATTTGGGCCGCATTTTATTGACAAACGATGGGAAAGTGATTCAAGAGGTGGTGGTAGAAGGCAAAGTGCCTGAGATGCAACTCGGCATTGACAAAAAGATATTTGACGTTTCGCAGAGCTTGGTTAGTGTGGGCGGTACGGCAAGTGATCTCTTGCAAAATGTGCCGACTATTCAAGTCGATCAGGATGGTAGTGTTTCGCTACGTGGATCGTCCAGCGTGCGCATATTGATCGATGGAAAAGAATCTGCTATGGCCGGTTCGGATATCAATAGTTTATTGCAGGCGCTGCCGGCAAATTCTATTGCGAAAGTCGAAGTGATCAGTAATCCGTCGTCGAAGTATGATGCCGAAGGCCAATCGGGTATTATCAATATTGTGTTGAAAAAAGATGCACGTATCGGGTTAAACGGTAACGTAACAGCTTCTGGCGGATCGTATAATAATTACAATGCGGGTGTTAACCTCAACTTCAGAGAAGGAAAGTTCAATTACTTCGGAGGTTACAATTTTCAACGCAGAGTCCAACCGGGTGATAGCTTTAACGACAATACCGAGTTGATTAACGGTGCTGTGCAAGATACCAGCGAGCGGACGATCAGTCGCACGGATAATAATAGAAAGGGCTTGAGCCATACCGTTCGTCTTGGCGCCGACTTTTATGCAACCCCAAAAACAACGTTCAGTTTAGGTACGAATTTGAGCGTACGTAATAATGACAGACGTTCGGAAATTAATTACGAATATTTTAATATTCCTTTAAACGGAAGCAGTGCTTTTCGAACATCACAACAATACGAAGACGATTTGGGTATTGACGTGACCTTTGATTTTAAACAGGATTTAAAAAGAGAAGGTGAAAACATTATGGCCAATGTAACTTATGGTAATGATTCGGAAGAGGGAACGAATGATTTCTACCAGACATATGCCAGTGGGATTCCGGATTTTCAACGAAATAACATCACCAGCGAAGCGGGAACAAATTGGAATTTCCAATTGGATTATACCTTGCCCTTCGCGGAAAATCATAAGTTAGAGGCCGGATATCGCTCCATCATCCGCAATAGTGAGGATTCGCAATGGTCGGATGTATTTGATCCTGTACAACAGGAATTTCAACCAGATTATGCCATCAGCAATGATTTTGTGTTAAGAAATGGTGTGCACGCGATGTACGTGAACTACCAGCGGATGTTAACTAAAAAACTTGGTGCACAGGTCGGACTGCGTGGCGAGCAGACGTATTTAACATCTACTTATTTCAATCTTGATCCTGATGTGCCCGTGAATGAACGTGCTACGCGAAATACACAAGATTTCTTTCGCTTGTATCCAACAGCTTTCTTGACTTACGAAGTTGGTAAGTCTGGAGATAAAGTGCAACTGTCTTATTCCCGTCGCGTGCAGCGTCCGCGCGGATGGCAGGTCAATCCATTCTTAAATGTTTCTGATGAGGTGAACTATCGCCAAGGTAATCCAAATTTGTTGCCGGAAGACATTCATTCGTTTGAAATGAGCTTCGCGAAGTTTTACGATAAATGGAATTTCATCACTTCGGCGTACTACCGAAATGTGCGCGACATGGTTAGTCCTTTGTTACGCGATCCAGCCGAGATTGCAGATGTCGTCGGCGACAATAGCAACGTAACGTACAGACGTTGGGAAAATGTAGGGACAGAAGATGCAGCAGGGTTTGAGCTAATTTCTAAAGTCAATATTTTTAAATGGTGGGATGCAACGGCAAATCTTAACCTTTTCTACAATGTTACTACGCCCCGCGACGAGTTTCTTGGACAAGCGAACAGAGTGGAAAACTTTAGCTGGAACGGAAACTTAAATACAAACGTGAAATTTGCAAAATCGACATCCATGCAGGTTCGTGGCGACTATCGTGCGGCACAAAAAAATGTGCAGGGGTTGATGTTAGCGATGTATGGTGTTGATGTTGCCCTTCGTCAGGATGTCTTGAAAGGAAAAGGTACGATTATGTTCAACGTGCGTGATGTTTTCAATACGCGTAGGTTCCGCATGGATAGCGAACTCCCGACAAACATTATGCAATCTTCCAATCGCTGGATGCCACGTACGCTGATGCTCACTTTCTCTTATCGTTTTGGAATCCAGGACTTAAATAAAAAAGGTGATCAGCAGGGTAACGGAGAAATAGGCGAAGACATGGGCGGAGGCTTTTAA
- a CDS encoding ATP-dependent Clp protease adaptor ClpS, giving the protein MSVQTEQETFTLDEILASVKTSNRLILWNDEINTFDHVIECLIKHLQYTQPQAEQIAWKVHNDGKCAVLEGSYTEMEVYRKILKSEGLTVSVE; this is encoded by the coding sequence ATGAGTGTGCAAACCGAACAGGAAACCTTTACGCTTGATGAAATCTTGGCGTCCGTGAAGACATCTAATCGTCTAATTCTTTGGAATGATGAAATAAATACTTTCGATCACGTGATCGAATGCTTAATCAAGCATCTGCAATATACGCAGCCGCAAGCAGAGCAGATCGCCTGGAAGGTACACAACGATGGTAAATGCGCCGTTTTGGAAGGTTCCTATACCGAAATGGAAGTTTACCGCAAAATTTTAAAGTCAGAAGGTCTCACAGTATCTGTAGAATAA
- a CDS encoding 3-oxoacyl-ACP synthase III family protein — MFQSKIAGIGHYVPKNVYTNNDLTRFMDTSDEWIQERTGIKERRYADRLTETTTTMGIEAAKIAIERAGTSAEEIDFIIFATLSPDYYFPGCGVLLQREMGMKEVGALDVRNQCSGFVYALSIADQFIKTGMYKNILVVGSEKHSFALDYSTRGRAVSVIFGDGAGAVVLQPTTAPGKGILSTHLHSDGAEAEKLAMYYPGSSAGKWLDEKPNWPEQELGGMLMTSEMLEDGTAFPFMDGQTVFKKAVVKFPEVIHEALVKNNLTANDIDMLIPHQANLRISQYVQKTLGLTDEQVFNNIQKYGNTTAASVPIALAEAWEQGKIKDGDLVCLAAFGAGFTWGSALIRW, encoded by the coding sequence ATGTTTCAGTCGAAGATAGCAGGAATAGGCCATTACGTACCGAAAAATGTCTATACCAACAACGACCTCACCCGATTTATGGATACCAGCGATGAGTGGATCCAGGAGCGAACCGGTATTAAGGAGCGTCGGTATGCCGACCGCCTAACCGAAACGACAACCACTATGGGGATAGAGGCCGCAAAAATTGCTATCGAGCGTGCCGGCACCAGTGCTGAAGAAATTGATTTCATTATTTTCGCTACACTATCGCCCGATTATTATTTTCCAGGATGTGGTGTATTGCTGCAACGTGAAATGGGGATGAAAGAAGTCGGTGCGCTAGACGTTAGAAACCAATGTTCGGGCTTTGTTTACGCCTTATCTATAGCCGATCAATTTATTAAAACGGGGATGTACAAAAATATTTTGGTCGTCGGATCCGAGAAACACTCGTTTGCGCTCGATTATTCGACGCGTGGCCGCGCTGTATCCGTGATTTTCGGCGACGGTGCTGGCGCTGTGGTGCTGCAACCGACAACCGCGCCAGGCAAAGGCATTCTCAGCACGCACCTGCATTCCGATGGTGCAGAAGCGGAGAAACTAGCGATGTACTATCCGGGATCTTCGGCGGGAAAATGGCTGGATGAAAAGCCAAACTGGCCTGAGCAAGAACTGGGCGGCATGTTGATGACCAGCGAGATGTTGGAAGACGGCACCGCATTTCCATTCATGGATGGCCAAACCGTGTTCAAAAAAGCAGTTGTTAAATTTCCGGAGGTCATACATGAAGCGTTAGTGAAAAACAACCTCACGGCAAATGATATTGATATGCTCATCCCCCACCAAGCCAACCTCAGAATATCCCAGTATGTACAAAAAACGCTTGGACTGACGGATGAGCAGGTTTTCAACAATATTCAAAAATACGGCAACACAACCGCGGCATCGGTGCCGATTGCGCTAGCTGAAGCGTGGGAACAGGGAAAAATCAAGGACGGTGATTTGGTTTGTTTGGCTGCTTTTGGCGCCGGTTTTACCTGGGGATCGGCCTTGATCCGTTGGTAA
- a CDS encoding sterol desaturase family protein: MAKKLYVSNATESSRMFKNDFLESLTKIHYSVPLIFWIPVIGYLIYKSYVIGDLSVGNVVLYFCFGLAFWTLAEYALHRWVFHFHPRSAWGQRIHFIFHGVHHDYPKDRLRLVMPLSASIPMAAFIYFIFHFFFEEFTLASFFAGFLFGYLIYDECHYAMHHANFKSGLFKRIKDHHMLHHYADPERGFGVSSAIWDVIFGSGFSKKGKKAERQND; encoded by the coding sequence ATGGCAAAAAAATTATATGTTTCGAACGCTACGGAATCGAGTCGGATGTTTAAAAATGATTTTTTGGAGTCCTTAACAAAAATACACTACAGCGTTCCGCTTATCTTTTGGATACCCGTAATAGGTTACTTGATCTACAAATCATATGTTATCGGCGATCTTTCTGTCGGCAATGTGGTGCTTTATTTTTGCTTTGGTCTGGCCTTTTGGACGCTGGCGGAATATGCGTTGCACCGTTGGGTCTTTCATTTTCATCCAAGATCTGCCTGGGGCCAGCGCATCCATTTTATATTTCACGGTGTACACCACGATTATCCAAAAGATCGTTTGCGCTTAGTGATGCCGCTTTCAGCGAGTATCCCGATGGCCGCTTTTATTTATTTTATTTTCCACTTTTTTTTCGAGGAATTTACGTTGGCTTCTTTTTTCGCAGGTTTCCTGTTTGGTTATCTGATCTACGACGAGTGCCATTACGCTATGCACCATGCAAACTTTAAGTCTGGACTATTCAAGCGGATTAAAGATCATCATATGCTGCATCATTATGCAGATCCCGAGCGTGGTTTTGGCGTTAGTTCTGCCATTTGGGACGTCATCTTTGGTTCGGGTTTTTCCAAAAAAGGAAAAAAAGCCGAACGACAAAACGACTAA
- a CDS encoding RecQ family ATP-dependent DNA helicase yields MESKSLAILKQYWGYDEFRPLQHEIIDSILDGRDTLALLPTGGGKSICFQVPALQLAGICIVISPLIALMKDQVQNLRKKGIDAVAIFSGMSKREVDIALDNCIYGRIKFLYLAPERLHSDLVRERIRYMKVNLFAIDEAHCISQWGYDFRPAYLHLTKLRELHPAVPFLALTATATPRVVDDIQDKLAFVGKQVFRKSFRRENLAYMALAEEDKMGRMLRMIHKLGGCGVIYVRNRRETAEVSQFLVNHGISADFYHAGLDAATRSRKQDSWMDNKVRVIVATNAFGMGIDKPDVRFVLHLDVPDSLEAYYQEAGRAGRDGKKAFPVLMFQQADREKLWENFQASFPPINFIQKVYHHLGNYFQIAYGAGKNMFFDFDLVDFCKRYQLEILPTMSALKFLERDGWLSLSEAVFIPSRFKFDIDYQELYKFQVQSAKYDPLIKLILRTYGGVFDFFVPVNEFEFAKKMKTSYSNIVDMLTGLQKLQLATYLPKTDAPQLEFLQARVDYKNLFIDAPFILERKQIKETQIKAIYAYLDTKDCRSKVLQAYFGEQDDTDCGVCDLCLQRQHKAALEQKLHMEIKTVLLDEAKSVKELVDLLTIGDDETKIAAIRQLLDDEKILLVDGLYRWNVGF; encoded by the coding sequence ATGGAAAGCAAGAGTTTAGCCATATTGAAACAATATTGGGGATACGATGAATTTCGTCCGTTACAACATGAAATTATCGATTCCATTTTGGACGGACGGGATACCTTAGCCTTGTTGCCTACGGGTGGCGGTAAGTCCATCTGTTTTCAAGTGCCTGCCCTACAACTTGCGGGGATATGCATCGTGATTAGTCCTTTGATCGCGTTAATGAAAGACCAAGTCCAAAACTTGCGAAAAAAAGGGATTGATGCTGTCGCTATTTTTTCGGGCATGTCTAAACGCGAGGTTGATATTGCGCTCGATAATTGTATTTATGGGCGGATCAAATTTTTGTACCTCGCTCCGGAACGTTTGCATAGCGATTTGGTGCGGGAACGCATACGGTACATGAAGGTCAATCTTTTTGCGATTGATGAAGCACATTGCATCTCGCAATGGGGATATGATTTTCGACCGGCTTATCTACACTTGACCAAACTGCGAGAACTGCATCCTGCTGTTCCTTTTTTGGCACTCACGGCCACCGCTACGCCTCGTGTCGTAGATGATATACAAGATAAACTTGCATTTGTAGGTAAACAGGTGTTTCGGAAGAGTTTTCGTCGTGAAAACCTGGCTTATATGGCGCTCGCCGAGGAAGATAAAATGGGTCGGATGCTTCGCATGATCCATAAATTGGGCGGTTGTGGCGTAATTTACGTGCGTAACCGTCGGGAAACTGCGGAGGTTTCGCAGTTTCTGGTTAATCATGGAATTTCTGCAGACTTTTACCACGCAGGATTGGACGCAGCTACCCGATCACGCAAACAAGATAGTTGGATGGACAATAAGGTGCGGGTTATTGTTGCAACCAACGCTTTTGGTATGGGCATCGATAAGCCCGATGTACGTTTTGTGTTGCACCTGGATGTGCCTGATTCGTTGGAAGCCTATTACCAGGAAGCGGGAAGAGCGGGGCGCGATGGAAAAAAAGCGTTCCCAGTGCTGATGTTTCAACAGGCCGATCGCGAAAAATTGTGGGAAAACTTTCAGGCAAGCTTTCCGCCAATTAATTTTATCCAAAAAGTCTATCACCATCTTGGCAATTACTTTCAGATTGCTTACGGAGCCGGTAAAAACATGTTTTTTGATTTTGACCTGGTCGATTTCTGTAAACGCTACCAACTGGAGATTTTGCCAACTATGAGTGCATTAAAATTCCTGGAGCGCGACGGTTGGCTGAGCCTTTCCGAAGCTGTATTTATCCCCTCCCGTTTCAAATTTGATATCGATTACCAGGAGCTTTATAAATTTCAGGTGCAGTCTGCCAAGTACGATCCGTTGATCAAACTTATTTTACGGACCTACGGCGGAGTTTTTGATTTTTTTGTGCCCGTGAACGAATTTGAGTTCGCAAAAAAAATGAAAACATCGTACAGCAACATCGTCGATATGTTGACGGGGTTACAAAAACTACAACTCGCTACTTATTTGCCGAAGACGGATGCTCCACAACTGGAGTTTTTGCAAGCGCGAGTGGACTATAAAAACCTCTTTATCGACGCACCCTTCATCTTAGAAAGAAAGCAAATCAAAGAAACACAGATCAAAGCAATTTACGCCTATCTCGATACGAAGGATTGCCGAAGTAAGGTGTTACAAGCCTATTTTGGTGAACAAGACGATACCGACTGCGGGGTTTGCGATCTTTGCTTGCAGCGACAACATAAGGCTGCGCTGGAGCAAAAACTGCATATGGAGATCAAGACCGTATTGCTTGACGAAGCCAAATCGGTTAAGGAGCTAGTCGATTTGCTGACGATTGGTGACGATGAAACCAAAATCGCTGCGATACGCCAATTATTAGATGATGAAAAGATTTTGTTAGTCGATGGATTATATCGTTGGAATGTAGGTTTTTAG